The following proteins come from a genomic window of Alosa sapidissima isolate fAloSap1 chromosome 20, fAloSap1.pri, whole genome shotgun sequence:
- the nxt2 gene encoding NTF2-related export protein 2: MAATVDFRTHVDQSCRYSEEFVNIYYDCMDKKRRHLTRLYLDKATLVWNGNAVSGQDALGEFFESLPSSEFQVHTLDCQPVHEQATQGQTTLLVVTAGSVKFDGNKQRYFNQNFLLTAQASPTSDQPVWKIASDCFRFQDWAN; this comes from the exons ATGGCTGCAACAGTT GATTTCAGAACCCATGTTGACCAGTCCTGCAGATATTCAGAAGAATTTGTCAACATTTATTATGACTGCATGGATAAGAAGAGGAGG CACCTGACAAGGCTCTACTTGGATAAAGCCACTTTGGTTTGGAATGGCAATGCTGTTTCGGGACAAGATGCACTGGGGGAATTCTTTGAATCCCTTCCATCGAGTGAATTTCAAGTGCATACACTGGATTGCCAACCTGTTCATG AGCAAGCCACCCAAGGGCAGACGACCTTGCTGGTTGTTACGGCAGGCTCAGTGAAGTTTGATGGAAACAAACAACGGTATTTTAATCAGAACTTTCTGCTGACTGCACAAGCCTCTCCTACCAGCGACCAGCCTGTCTGGAAGATTGCTAGTGACTGTTTTCGTTTTCAGGATTGGGCAAACTGA